One region of Hymenobacter sediminicola genomic DNA includes:
- the folB gene encoding dihydroneopterin aldolase: MGQIALEGMEFFAFHGYYDEEQKIGNKYGVDLYIRTDLHAAGASDKLHETVNYEVLYRVVAEEMAAPARLLEHLGHRVLDRVLIEFPHVRSVKVSVSKFNPPLGGICHRARVTLTRRRNDSDTHQE, encoded by the coding sequence ATGGGCCAGATTGCACTGGAAGGAATGGAGTTTTTTGCGTTTCACGGCTATTACGACGAAGAGCAGAAAATCGGAAACAAGTACGGTGTTGACCTCTATATCCGGACGGACCTGCACGCAGCCGGCGCCTCCGACAAGCTGCATGAAACGGTAAACTACGAGGTGCTTTACCGCGTGGTGGCGGAGGAAATGGCAGCTCCTGCGCGCCTGCTCGAACACCTTGGCCACCGTGTGCTAGACCGGGTTCTGATTGAGTTTCCGCATGTGCGTTCCGTAAAAGTGAGCGTATCAAAATTCAACCCGCCGCTGGGAGGTATCTGCCACCGAGCCCGCGTCACGCTGACACGGCGCCGAAATGACAGTGACACTCACCAGGAGTAG
- a CDS encoding BlaI/MecI/CopY family transcriptional regulator: protein MSKKPIPKPTDSELEILQVLWQHGPSTVRFVNDQLSQKRDVGYTTTLKILQLMLDKTLVLREDDARTHIYRAAVREEETQGLLLDRFVESAFGGSAMKLVMQALGSGTTSREELAQIRSLLNDIENQQDDTSKANN from the coding sequence ATGAGTAAGAAACCCATTCCCAAGCCTACCGATTCGGAGCTGGAGATTTTGCAGGTACTGTGGCAGCACGGCCCTAGCACGGTCCGGTTCGTGAACGACCAATTGAGCCAGAAGCGTGATGTTGGCTACACCACCACGCTCAAGATTCTGCAGCTCATGCTCGACAAAACGCTCGTGCTACGCGAAGATGATGCCCGCACCCATATCTACCGGGCGGCGGTGCGGGAGGAAGAAACGCAGGGCCTGCTGCTCGACCGGTTTGTGGAATCTGCCTTTGGGGGCTCGGCCATGAAACTGGTGATGCAGGCGTTGGGCAGCGGCACTACGTCGCGGGAGGAGTTGGCGCAGATTCGCAGCCTGCTCAATGACATTGAAAATCAGCAGGACGACACTTCAAAAGCAAACAACTAA
- a CDS encoding M56 family metallopeptidase, producing MNWLEQVLSPALVRALGWTLVHSLWQGAVVALALAGLLLLLRRHRASVRYNVSAVALVVMLGLAAVTFARHYYAARTVVASATISEVDTIAGSTLELAAAPAATAPAGPLQAWLNYFDQNLPILVAVWLLGLLAMTLRLLGGLAYVQRLRHYRVQPLAEEWQQRLASIAARAGLERPVALLESALVKAPLVVGHLRPVILLPLGTATGLSQTYLEAILAHELAHVARRDYLMNLLQAIAETLFFYHPAVWFLSACLRTERENCCDDDATALVGGNPLTLARALAALAERSLEPQVAPRLAMSAMGPSGSLLGRIRRLVQGRGTPTFTEGFMAACVVLAGMVLLSTAVALADPQPAAEPTSMEGSLQRLPFLTEEDTTRKTSTATAAAQAAPETVPAVPLLPKSPVVVEEETAVVAPLADDDKKRKAKNSRTERVVIVNQNGPRRGGPGTVVIEKDKKGRLTDLYVNGRRVEEATADSKKKGKKTETRTEVIRVAPDSWSRGADAGSFNFGDDFARSFRFEGAPGLSKQDVERIRRDVRVQVDAARRQSNRNYNFEFRNEGGGRESYGDIERRALEQAEQGLREAERNAKTEVERTHIREERERVTERRMELRERMEDSRRDAEEARQEAMRDAEEARRDMEEAHRDMEAAHRDMEVAHRDASAARREAAKSGVVREALVAEMLRDKLITDRRNFTFSLRSNSLTVNGKKQPAAVLNKYLKLYEQRKGQKLSSTGGFTVNESSSSNTSMSSSDMPPPPPPPGAPAPMPPRPPRAPRAPLALPAPPAPPRVDSGRIREELRKDGLIGKDVKSFQFQLNDSGLRVNGQPQSAEMTEKYRKLLDVPASTNGSKTNRNIQISVSE from the coding sequence ATGAACTGGCTCGAACAAGTACTTTCTCCCGCGCTGGTACGTGCGCTGGGCTGGACGCTGGTCCACTCACTCTGGCAAGGGGCTGTAGTAGCGCTGGCGCTGGCTGGGCTACTGCTGTTGCTGCGCCGCCACCGCGCCTCAGTGCGCTACAACGTATCGGCAGTAGCACTGGTCGTAATGCTGGGGCTGGCAGCCGTTACGTTCGCGCGGCACTACTACGCCGCCCGTACGGTGGTGGCATCTGCTACCATCAGCGAGGTTGACACCATCGCAGGGAGTACATTGGAACTGGCCGCGGCTCCGGCCGCAACTGCCCCGGCCGGCCCTCTGCAGGCTTGGCTCAACTACTTCGACCAAAACCTGCCGATACTGGTAGCGGTATGGCTGTTGGGCCTGCTGGCCATGACCCTGCGCCTGCTGGGTGGGCTGGCGTATGTGCAGCGCCTGCGCCACTATCGTGTGCAGCCCTTGGCAGAGGAGTGGCAGCAGCGGCTGGCAAGCATTGCCGCCCGTGCTGGCCTGGAGCGCCCTGTTGCTCTGTTGGAATCGGCGCTGGTGAAGGCCCCGTTAGTAGTCGGGCATCTGCGCCCCGTGATTCTGCTGCCGCTAGGTACCGCTACGGGCCTGAGCCAGACGTATCTGGAAGCCATTCTGGCTCACGAACTGGCCCACGTAGCACGCCGCGACTACCTCATGAACCTGCTGCAGGCCATTGCGGAGACCCTCTTCTTCTATCATCCTGCTGTGTGGTTCCTGTCGGCGTGCCTACGCACAGAGCGCGAAAACTGCTGCGACGACGACGCTACTGCGCTGGTAGGTGGCAACCCATTGACACTGGCCCGCGCGCTGGCAGCCCTTGCCGAGCGGAGCCTGGAGCCGCAGGTAGCGCCGCGCCTGGCCATGTCGGCCATGGGGCCGAGTGGCTCGCTGCTGGGCCGCATCCGGCGGCTGGTGCAGGGGCGTGGTACGCCTACTTTCACCGAAGGCTTCATGGCTGCCTGTGTAGTGCTGGCTGGTATGGTGTTGCTAAGCACCGCCGTGGCCCTCGCCGATCCGCAGCCGGCGGCAGAACCCACTAGTATGGAAGGCTCCCTGCAGCGCTTACCGTTTCTGACCGAAGAAGACACTACACGCAAAACTTCCACAGCAACCGCTGCGGCTCAGGCTGCCCCGGAAACGGTGCCAGCCGTTCCGCTGCTGCCCAAATCACCAGTGGTGGTGGAAGAAGAAACAGCAGTGGTAGCGCCACTAGCTGATGACGATAAGAAGCGCAAAGCTAAAAACAGCCGTACCGAGCGGGTTGTGATAGTGAACCAAAACGGTCCGCGGCGTGGTGGCCCCGGCACAGTGGTTATCGAGAAGGATAAAAAGGGCCGGCTGACGGACCTCTACGTGAATGGCCGCCGTGTAGAAGAGGCAACTGCCGACTCGAAAAAGAAAGGCAAGAAGACGGAGACCCGCACCGAAGTAATTCGGGTGGCGCCCGACAGCTGGAGCCGTGGCGCTGATGCCGGTTCCTTCAATTTCGGCGACGATTTTGCCCGTAGTTTCCGCTTCGAGGGAGCCCCGGGCCTGTCGAAGCAGGATGTGGAGCGAATCCGCCGCGACGTGCGGGTGCAGGTAGATGCTGCCCGCCGCCAGAGCAACCGCAACTACAACTTCGAGTTTCGCAACGAAGGCGGTGGCCGCGAGTCGTATGGCGACATCGAGCGTCGGGCCCTGGAGCAGGCTGAGCAAGGCCTGCGCGAAGCGGAGCGCAATGCCAAAACTGAAGTGGAGCGCACCCATATCCGGGAAGAACGGGAACGGGTAACGGAGCGCCGCATGGAGCTGCGCGAACGAATGGAAGATTCCCGTCGGGACGCAGAAGAGGCCCGCCAGGAAGCTATGCGTGATGCTGAGGAGGCCCGGCGCGATATGGAGGAAGCCCACCGGGATATGGAAGCAGCCCACCGCGACATGGAAGTAGCTCACCGCGACGCTTCTGCAGCACGCCGCGAGGCTGCCAAAAGCGGAGTGGTGCGGGAAGCCTTGGTAGCAGAAATGCTGCGCGACAAGCTGATTACAGACCGCCGCAACTTTACCTTTTCGCTACGCAGCAACTCGCTCACGGTGAATGGGAAAAAGCAGCCTGCCGCCGTGCTCAATAAGTACCTCAAACTGTATGAGCAGCGCAAAGGCCAGAAACTGAGCAGCACCGGAGGCTTCACCGTGAATGAGTCATCGAGCAGCAACACTTCCATGAGCAGCTCCGACATGCCTCCGCCACCTCCACCTCCTGGCGCGCCCGCTCCAATGCCCCCGCGGCCGCCCCGCGCGCCCCGGGCACCATTGGCGCTGCCTGCCCCTCCGGCTCCGCCCCGCGTCGATTCCGGCCGGATTCGGGAGGAGTTGCGCAAGGACGGTCTGATCGGCAAAGATGTGAAGAGTTTTCAATTTCAGCTCAACGACAGCGGATTACGCGTAAACGGCCAGCCGCAGTCGGCAGAAATGACAGAAAAATATCGGAAGCTGCTGGATGTGCCGGCCAGCACCAACGGTAGCAAAACCAACCGCAATATTCAGATTTCAGTGAGTGAGTAA
- a CDS encoding DUF5916 domain-containing protein — protein sequence MLFFLLLASLWLLASPAFAQEPAPAVSATTVATTLAPKKQLQAVRITESIKLDGQLDEAAWQQAPIATKFIQNRPNPGPPEKHATEVRILYDDANLYIGAVMHDISADSILRELTPRDNFGNTDFIGIFLDTYQDKLNGYGFFVTTGGVQMDCRYSPAGGEDFNWNAVWDSRTAIKGTDWIAEMRIPYSAIRFSNQPEQQWGLNFMRQRKKENQAFFWNEVKPAIDGFVNQWGVLQGVRDIKPPLRLSLTPYVSSYVNHNPLNEAGTRRTTTSFNGGADIKWGINESFTLDATLVPDFGQVQSDNQVLNLSPFEVQFNENRQFFTEGTELFNKGNLFYSRRVGATPIGFYDVTLADNEQLVRNPSDTRLLNATKVSGRTSKGLGVGIFNALSNDVYATVRHTETGQEREVLTQPFSNYNIVVLDQSLKNNSYVSLINTNVTRAGQTYDANVTGGLFRFANKKNSYAVDGRLVYSRRRGNVFGKQDQIDDQNGYKYLVGIGKISGAFTWGFNQGIESNTYNPNDLGILFGNNNISQSFYANYNKYKPFWKVNNLYTWGNITHTLLYKPTRYQDFNISAGMNTTFTKSFLSAGFNVNFDPAKNDFYEPRIQPLGTYYVRVPGSTNVGGYFSTDYRKKLAWDANGGVRVYGEDARLDRSGRVGYGLSISPRYRVNNKLNFRYSLDWNMSRNQIGFVNGGLDSGEPLDTAVIRTLGGDALLGRDPVDVLLGRRQVVTVASVVSGAYTFNNRMSLTLRLRHYTSNVRYKDFTHLRPGGEETRIDYTRNRDNTYNAFNIDAVYSWWFAPGSQVSIVWKNAGTNFLQANEATPLYFNNLNNTINTPHNNSVSVKILYYLDYLALRPKRV from the coding sequence TTGCTCTTTTTTCTCCTGCTGGCTAGCCTGTGGCTGCTGGCTTCTCCGGCTTTTGCGCAGGAGCCGGCGCCGGCTGTTTCCGCCACTACGGTAGCTACCACCCTGGCCCCCAAAAAGCAGTTGCAGGCCGTGCGCATCACAGAAAGCATTAAGCTGGACGGACAGCTGGACGAGGCTGCATGGCAGCAGGCGCCCATTGCCACCAAGTTCATTCAGAACCGCCCTAACCCTGGCCCGCCCGAGAAGCACGCCACCGAAGTGCGCATCCTCTACGATGACGCCAACCTCTACATCGGGGCCGTGATGCACGACATCAGTGCCGATTCTATTCTGCGGGAGCTGACCCCGCGCGACAATTTCGGCAACACCGATTTCATCGGCATCTTCCTCGATACCTACCAAGACAAGCTCAACGGCTACGGCTTTTTCGTGACGACCGGCGGCGTGCAGATGGACTGCCGCTATTCGCCGGCCGGCGGCGAGGATTTTAACTGGAATGCCGTCTGGGACTCGCGCACGGCTATCAAAGGCACCGACTGGATTGCGGAAATGCGGATTCCGTACTCGGCCATCCGCTTCAGCAACCAGCCCGAGCAGCAGTGGGGCCTGAACTTTATGCGCCAACGCAAAAAGGAAAACCAGGCGTTTTTCTGGAATGAGGTGAAACCCGCCATTGATGGCTTCGTGAACCAATGGGGCGTGCTGCAGGGCGTTCGCGACATCAAACCTCCACTACGCCTTTCGCTCACGCCCTACGTGTCGAGCTACGTCAACCACAATCCGCTCAATGAGGCCGGCACGCGCCGTACTACTACCAGCTTCAATGGCGGGGCCGACATCAAGTGGGGTATCAATGAAAGCTTTACACTCGATGCCACGCTCGTGCCCGACTTTGGGCAGGTGCAGAGCGACAACCAAGTGCTCAACCTCTCGCCGTTTGAGGTGCAGTTCAACGAGAACCGGCAGTTCTTCACCGAAGGCACTGAGCTTTTCAATAAAGGCAACCTGTTCTACTCGCGGCGAGTGGGCGCTACACCCATCGGCTTCTACGATGTGACACTGGCCGACAACGAGCAACTGGTGCGCAACCCCTCCGATACGCGCCTGCTGAATGCCACCAAAGTTTCGGGCCGGACCAGCAAGGGGCTGGGCGTAGGTATATTCAATGCACTGAGCAACGATGTATACGCTACAGTGCGCCACACCGAAACGGGCCAGGAGCGCGAGGTATTGACGCAGCCGTTCAGCAACTACAACATCGTTGTGCTCGACCAGAGCCTGAAAAACAACTCATACGTTTCGCTCATCAACACTAACGTTACGCGCGCCGGCCAGACCTATGATGCCAACGTGACGGGCGGCCTGTTTCGCTTTGCCAACAAAAAGAACTCCTATGCCGTGGATGGCCGGCTGGTGTATTCGCGCCGCCGCGGCAACGTGTTCGGGAAGCAGGACCAGATTGACGACCAAAACGGCTACAAATATTTGGTTGGCATCGGCAAAATCAGCGGGGCCTTCACGTGGGGCTTCAACCAGGGTATCGAGTCGAATACCTACAATCCCAACGACCTGGGTATTCTGTTCGGCAACAACAATATTTCCCAGAGTTTCTACGCCAACTACAACAAGTACAAGCCGTTCTGGAAGGTCAATAACCTCTACACGTGGGGCAATATCACGCACACACTGCTCTACAAGCCCACCCGCTACCAGGATTTCAACATCTCGGCGGGCATGAACACCACGTTCACCAAAAGCTTCCTTAGCGCGGGCTTCAACGTAAACTTCGACCCGGCCAAAAACGACTTCTACGAGCCGCGGATCCAACCGCTGGGCACCTACTATGTGCGCGTGCCCGGCAGCACCAACGTGGGCGGCTACTTCTCCACCGACTACCGCAAAAAACTTGCCTGGGACGCCAACGGTGGGGTTCGGGTGTACGGGGAAGATGCGCGGCTGGACCGTTCCGGCCGGGTTGGCTACGGCCTGAGCATTTCGCCGCGCTACCGCGTGAACAACAAGCTCAACTTCCGCTACAGCCTCGACTGGAATATGAGCCGCAACCAAATTGGCTTCGTGAATGGCGGCCTCGATTCTGGCGAACCGCTCGACACGGCGGTCATCCGCACCCTGGGTGGCGACGCGCTGCTCGGCCGTGACCCGGTAGATGTGCTGCTGGGCCGCCGCCAGGTTGTGACGGTAGCGAGTGTGGTATCGGGGGCGTATACGTTCAATAACCGCATGTCCTTGACGCTGCGCCTGCGCCACTACACCAGCAACGTCCGCTATAAGGATTTCACCCACCTACGTCCCGGAGGCGAGGAAACTCGCATAGACTACACCCGCAACCGCGACAACACCTACAACGCCTTCAACATTGATGCTGTGTATTCGTGGTGGTTTGCGCCTGGCTCGCAGGTAAGCATCGTCTGGAAGAATGCCGGCACCAATTTCCTGCAGGCCAACGAAGCCACGCCGCTTTACTTCAACAACCTCAACAACACCATCAATACTCCGCACAACAACTCAGTGTCGGTCAAAATCCTCTACTACCTCGACTACCTGGCGCTACGCCCGAAACGGGTGTAG
- the meaB gene encoding methylmalonyl Co-A mutase-associated GTPase MeaB, giving the protein MAKRFSVSEYTDGILSGNRVLLSRAITLVESTLPSDQQLAQQVLDVVLPHAGRSVRVGITGVPGVGKSTFIEALGLHLVQEKGHRLAVLAVDPSSQRSGGSILGDKTRMNLLAAHTSAYIRPSPAGRSLGGVTQSTREAMVLCEAAGHDVIFVETVGVGQSETAVHGMVDFFLLLMLAGAGDELQGIKKGIMEMADAVTITKADAGNEQAARRARAEYQNALHLFPLAPSQWSPVVTTSSALTGQGVPEVWEVVHRYVQQMQENGYFQRRRQEQNLHWLHETIREALEARFYARPEVAQRLAGLKEQVMDGRKSAFGAAEELLGL; this is encoded by the coding sequence ATGGCCAAGCGTTTTTCCGTTTCCGAATACACCGACGGCATCCTCAGCGGCAACCGGGTGTTGCTTAGCCGCGCCATCACGCTCGTGGAAAGCACCCTGCCCTCCGACCAGCAGCTGGCCCAGCAGGTGCTGGACGTGGTATTGCCGCATGCGGGCCGGTCGGTGCGGGTAGGCATTACGGGAGTACCAGGCGTAGGCAAAAGCACATTTATCGAGGCATTGGGCCTGCATCTGGTACAGGAAAAAGGCCACCGGCTGGCGGTGCTGGCCGTAGACCCTAGCTCTCAGCGCAGCGGCGGCAGCATCCTCGGCGACAAAACCCGCATGAACCTGCTGGCTGCGCATACCTCAGCTTACATCCGGCCTTCTCCCGCTGGCCGCAGCCTAGGGGGCGTCACGCAGAGCACGCGCGAGGCCATGGTGCTGTGCGAAGCAGCCGGCCACGACGTTATTTTTGTGGAAACCGTAGGCGTGGGGCAGAGCGAAACGGCCGTACACGGCATGGTCGACTTCTTCCTCCTCCTAATGCTGGCCGGAGCCGGCGACGAGCTGCAGGGCATCAAGAAGGGCATTATGGAAATGGCTGATGCCGTGACCATCACCAAAGCGGATGCCGGCAACGAGCAGGCCGCCCGCCGCGCCCGCGCTGAATATCAGAACGCGCTGCACTTGTTTCCGCTGGCTCCCAGCCAATGGAGCCCGGTCGTCACGACCTCCTCGGCGCTTACCGGGCAGGGGGTGCCGGAAGTATGGGAAGTAGTGCACCGCTACGTGCAGCAAATGCAAGAAAACGGGTACTTCCAGCGCCGCCGCCAAGAACAGAACCTGCACTGGCTTCACGAGACTATCCGGGAAGCGCTGGAGGCACGCTTTTATGCTCGCCCCGAAGTGGCGCAGCGGCTCGCTGGCCTGAAAGAGCAGGTGATGGACGGCCGTAAATCGGCGTTTGGAGCGGCCGAGGAATTGCTGGGGCTGTAG
- a CDS encoding DUF5723 family protein encodes MQANRYSLSAAAIALVLGASTGLRAQNELSSFTATGRGGVATPFVTDYQALGINPANLGREMENQPLVTFGLLELGLGAGSQSLTGTQLKNIAFHAEDQLTPADKTALTASFTNGNALNVNVAATSVGLAITLPIGAVAFSNRQRVVGHVGLNETASDVLFNGSNAKIYQVSTYQTNGQYDPAKAPMISAALAGTELQLQWTDEYNVGYGAQVLDTDGFKLSAGVGYRYIRGIGMLDVRITDGEVNAFSSLSPLFKVDYGTVTTSPNFDYRTGSGLKAVGSGHGFDLGLTAEISELVRIGVSVTDLGSMTWEGNVLTANDQNLKKVTSGGVDTYNIFKEASQLFGSSSDAVFTYNPDKQKEETLPAKFRAGASVQLGEKLEAGVDAAVPLNKVAGNINSSLVGLGLDFKPVSWVRLSTGVTGGAGYGTSVPLGITFSTAHYEAGISTRDVVGLISDSSPYYSVAMGVLRFKIGRAR; translated from the coding sequence ATGCAAGCAAACCGCTACTCTTTATCTGCCGCCGCCATTGCCTTGGTGCTAGGCGCTAGTACCGGGCTCCGGGCCCAGAACGAGCTGAGCAGCTTCACGGCTACCGGCCGCGGCGGCGTCGCCACACCTTTCGTTACCGACTATCAGGCGCTGGGTATTAATCCCGCCAACCTGGGCCGGGAGATGGAAAACCAGCCTCTCGTGACGTTCGGTCTGCTGGAGCTGGGGCTGGGCGCCGGCTCTCAGTCGCTGACCGGTACGCAGCTGAAAAACATAGCGTTTCATGCCGAAGACCAGCTGACTCCAGCCGACAAAACCGCCCTGACGGCCAGCTTCACCAACGGCAACGCCCTCAATGTGAATGTAGCGGCTACCTCAGTAGGCCTAGCCATTACGCTGCCAATTGGGGCAGTAGCCTTTAGCAACCGCCAGCGCGTGGTAGGGCATGTGGGCCTGAACGAAACGGCATCGGATGTGCTCTTCAACGGTTCCAACGCCAAAATCTACCAGGTAAGCACCTACCAGACCAACGGGCAGTACGACCCGGCCAAAGCGCCTATGATTTCGGCGGCGCTGGCAGGCACCGAGCTGCAGCTGCAATGGACCGATGAGTACAACGTGGGCTACGGCGCGCAAGTGCTGGACACAGACGGATTTAAGCTGTCAGCTGGGGTAGGCTACCGCTATATCCGGGGCATTGGCATGCTCGATGTGCGCATAACGGACGGGGAAGTAAATGCTTTCAGCTCCCTGTCGCCGCTGTTCAAAGTGGATTACGGTACCGTAACGACCAGTCCCAACTTCGACTACCGCACCGGCAGCGGCTTGAAGGCGGTGGGTTCCGGCCACGGCTTCGACCTGGGCCTGACGGCAGAAATCAGCGAGCTGGTGCGCATCGGCGTATCGGTTACCGATTTGGGTAGCATGACCTGGGAAGGTAACGTGCTGACCGCCAATGACCAGAATCTGAAGAAAGTAACGTCCGGCGGGGTTGATACCTATAATATCTTCAAGGAAGCATCACAGCTGTTTGGAAGCAGTTCCGATGCCGTCTTCACCTACAACCCCGACAAGCAGAAGGAAGAAACGCTGCCTGCCAAATTCCGGGCCGGCGCTTCTGTGCAGCTCGGCGAAAAACTGGAAGCAGGCGTCGATGCGGCCGTGCCACTCAACAAGGTGGCAGGAAATATAAATTCGTCGTTGGTAGGCCTGGGCCTTGATTTCAAACCGGTTTCGTGGGTGCGCCTCAGCACCGGCGTTACCGGAGGGGCCGGCTATGGTACCAGCGTGCCGCTTGGCATCACCTTCTCCACTGCGCACTACGAGGCCGGTATTAGCACCCGCGACGTAGTAGGCCTCATTTCCGACAGTAGCCCTTACTACTCCGTCGCAATGGGTGTGCTGCGGTTCAAGATTGGCCGGGCGCGCTAA
- a CDS encoding DUF5723 family protein has translation MSCRTVASFISLFLATTAAVQAQTELGNFSNVARGGVATTFVTDFQAIGINPANLGRNDNARVAFTIGEVGVGVGSQALTRTQLRKFIEDSGEELNMAQKQEMARTFTSDNVLNLNVDATPVAFSVVLPMVGSFAFSSRQRVTTHLGLNKNTAELLWLGKDAPIYPANFNPATAPLVSEVLEGTSIQMAAYNEYNLAYGRQVLSLPAFVLSVGAGYRYIQGVGVVDVRSKDGQLEAYSALSPQFNVDYGSVVNNPSFNLQKDTDKLLQPVGRGHGYDVGIAAEVGKKLRLGASVTDIGQMTWEGNLLTANDQKLKRLRSNGADSYEFFSELADIFASGTDSLFQYKPAQERKASLPTKFRAGAGIRVGSRLEVGADVTMPLNDVAGNIPAAFYGVALDVKPLSWIRLSTGVTSGAGYGMGIPVGFAIATKVYELGFGTRDLRGLLSDERPYASVAMGTLRFKIGTVK, from the coding sequence ATGTCCTGCCGCACCGTTGCCTCTTTTATATCACTCTTTCTTGCTACCACCGCCGCTGTGCAGGCGCAAACCGAGCTGGGGAATTTCTCGAATGTAGCCCGTGGGGGCGTCGCCACCACCTTTGTCACCGACTTTCAGGCCATTGGCATCAACCCGGCCAACCTGGGCCGCAATGACAACGCGCGGGTAGCTTTTACCATTGGCGAAGTTGGCGTGGGAGTAGGGTCCCAGGCGTTGACGCGCACGCAGCTACGCAAGTTTATCGAAGACTCGGGCGAAGAGCTCAACATGGCCCAGAAGCAGGAAATGGCCCGCACCTTCACCTCCGACAACGTGCTCAATCTCAACGTTGATGCCACTCCGGTTGCATTTTCGGTAGTGCTGCCCATGGTGGGTAGTTTTGCATTTAGCAGCCGGCAGCGTGTCACCACCCACCTGGGCCTCAACAAGAACACCGCCGAGCTGCTGTGGCTGGGCAAAGATGCTCCCATCTATCCCGCCAACTTCAATCCGGCCACTGCGCCTCTCGTATCGGAGGTGCTCGAGGGTACGTCCATCCAGATGGCGGCCTACAATGAATATAACCTTGCCTACGGCCGCCAGGTGCTGAGCCTGCCCGCGTTTGTGCTGTCGGTGGGGGCGGGCTACCGGTACATCCAGGGTGTAGGCGTGGTAGATGTGCGTTCCAAAGACGGGCAACTGGAAGCCTATAGCGCCCTGTCGCCGCAGTTTAATGTGGACTATGGCAGCGTCGTCAACAACCCCAGCTTCAACCTGCAGAAAGATACCGACAAGCTGCTGCAACCGGTAGGCCGGGGCCACGGCTACGATGTGGGCATAGCAGCGGAAGTTGGCAAAAAACTGCGCCTGGGCGCTTCCGTTACGGATATAGGGCAAATGACCTGGGAAGGAAACCTGCTCACTGCCAACGACCAGAAGCTAAAGCGGCTTCGCTCCAACGGTGCCGACAGTTATGAATTCTTCTCCGAATTGGCTGACATCTTTGCCTCCGGTACCGACAGTCTGTTTCAGTACAAGCCGGCGCAGGAGCGCAAGGCCAGCCTGCCCACCAAGTTCCGGGCGGGAGCCGGCATCAGAGTAGGTAGCCGCCTGGAAGTGGGGGCCGATGTAACGATGCCGCTGAACGATGTGGCCGGTAATATTCCCGCAGCATTCTATGGCGTTGCGCTGGATGTGAAGCCCCTAAGCTGGATTCGGCTCAGCACAGGCGTCACGTCGGGAGCAGGCTACGGCATGGGTATCCCCGTGGGCTTTGCCATTGCAACAAAAGTTTACGAGCTGGGCTTTGGTACCCGCGACCTGCGCGGCCTGCTCAGCGACGAGCGGCCCTACGCCTCCGTGGCCATGGGCACGCTCCGCTTCAAAATCGGGACGGTAAAATAG